A genomic segment from Triticum dicoccoides isolate Atlit2015 ecotype Zavitan chromosome 1A, WEW_v2.0, whole genome shotgun sequence encodes:
- the LOC119272978 gene encoding abscisic acid receptor PYL10-like, whose product MEQQPVAAAEPEVPAGLGLTAAEYAQLLPTVEAYHRYAVGPGQCSSLVAQRIEAPPAAVWAIVRRFDCPQVYKHFIRSCALRPDPEASDELRPGRLREVSVISGLPASTSTERLDLLDDARRAFGFTITGGEHRLRNYRSVTTVSELSPAAPAEICTVVLESYVVDVPDGNSEEDTRLFADTVVRLNLQKLKSVAEANAAAAGATPAPPAE is encoded by the coding sequence ATGGAGCAGCAGCCTGTGGCGGCAGCGGAGCCGGAGGTACCGGCGGGGCTTGGGCTGACGGCCGCGGAGTACGCGCAGCTGCTGCCCACGGTGGAGGCGTACCACCGGTACGCCGTGGGGCCAGGCCAATGCTCCTCGCTCGTGGCGCAGCGTATCGAGGCGCCGCCAGCCGCCGTCTGGGCCATCGTCCGCCGCTTTGACTGCCCCCAGGTGTACAAGCACTTCATCCGCAGCTGCGCGCTCCGCCCGGACCCCGAGGCCAGCGACGAGCTCCGCCCGGGCCGCCTCCGCGAGGTCAGCGTCATCTCCGGCCTCCCCGCCAGCACCAgcaccgagcgcctcgacctcctgGACGACGCGCGCAGGGCCTTCGGCTTCACCATCACCGGCGGCGAGCACCGCCTCCGCAACTACCGGTCCGTCACCACCGTCTCCGAGCTCTCCCCGGCCGCGCCCGCCGAGATCTGCACCGTCGTTCTTGAGTCCTACGTCGTCGACGTCCCCGACGGCAACAGCGAGGAGGACACGCGCCTCTTCGCGGACACCGTCGTCAGGCTCAACCTCCAGAAGCTCAAGTCCGTCGCCGaggccaacgccgccgccgccggggccaCGCCCGCGCCGCCGGCAGAATAA